One Desulfovibrio sp. genomic window carries:
- a CDS encoding PqqD family protein: MLFKRRKRVSTSKAPTAEGGRSRKESLAMSPARSKLVKEEVLEGGLVRLTYLSAYKPWFAGMAKRLGVWDGRPLERKLELDELGTFCWNLIDGDRQVREMARILAERYGLPAREAELSVAAFLRELGKRGIIGVRET; encoded by the coding sequence ATGTTGTTCAAGCGTCGTAAGAGGGTTTCCACATCGAAAGCTCCCACTGCCGAAGGGGGTCGCAGTCGCAAGGAAAGCCTGGCCATGAGTCCGGCTCGCAGCAAGCTTGTCAAGGAGGAAGTCCTGGAAGGCGGGCTCGTGCGGCTCACATATCTATCGGCCTACAAACCCTGGTTCGCGGGCATGGCCAAGCGGTTGGGAGTCTGGGACGGCAGGCCGCTTGAAAGGAAGCTGGAGCTGGACGAGCTTGGGACGTTCTGCTGGAATCTGATCGACGGCGACCGCCAAGTGCGGGAAATGGCCAGGATTCTGGCCGAACGCTACGGCTTGCCGGCCCGAGAGGCGGAGTTGTCCGTGGCCGCGTTTTTGCGTGAACTTGGGAAGAGGGGGATAATTGGGGTCAGGGAGACTTGA
- a CDS encoding acetyl-CoA carboxylase biotin carboxylase subunit: MLRWRVLSSRICRSARKSAWTSWCSRSKNTSYPRAKPAGATLTTSTRHKVLVANRGEIAMRIIQACRKLGLDFVCVFTKEDEASGHLSLARELGGQTFRISSYHDANELMAVADNAGATAVHPGYGYFAEDYRFARRVCERTRPMVWIGPSWRVIRTLGDKINTKRLARSIGVPTVPGSDRPVYDELEAEEIADSLFRFQAEQGIDHARVLVKASAGGGGMGIEEVQNIDHFKTVYRRIRNYAKRQFHDEGVLIEQRILDFNHLEVQIVADRHGVIAHFGTRNCTIQSTGRQKRVEIAPGFAPDQIKYGFDAAQVITDITSHSLAIAKEVGYDNVGTWEWIVTPAGQPFLMEVNTRIQVENGVSAAIARIKGQDGVDIIKEQIRTGLGEPMGFTQDDITFEGIGIEYRIIAEDPDNRFTPWVGRIDRFAPPEVSWASLHSQIPRDVPYDIPTEFDPNLALAIIWGKDLAEAKARGVEYLDKLVLTGQDQDGNAMKSNIAFLREKTANILVF, encoded by the coding sequence ATGCTTCGGTGGCGGGTCTTAAGTTCACGGATCTGTCGCAGCGCCAGGAAGAGCGCCTGGACAAGCTGGTGCTCGAGGTCCAAAAATACCTCATATCCAAGAGCAAAACCTGCGGGAGCCACATTGACGACGAGCACAAGACATAAAGTATTGGTGGCCAACCGGGGCGAGATAGCCATGCGCATCATCCAGGCCTGCCGTAAGCTGGGCCTGGATTTTGTTTGCGTCTTCACCAAGGAGGACGAAGCCTCTGGGCATCTTTCCCTGGCGCGTGAGCTTGGCGGCCAGACCTTTCGCATTAGTTCCTACCACGACGCCAACGAACTCATGGCCGTGGCCGACAATGCCGGGGCCACGGCGGTGCATCCCGGCTACGGTTATTTCGCCGAGGACTACCGCTTCGCCAGGCGCGTGTGCGAGCGCACCAGGCCCATGGTCTGGATAGGACCCAGTTGGCGGGTGATCCGCACCCTGGGGGACAAGATCAACACCAAGCGCCTGGCCCGCAGCATCGGGGTGCCCACGGTGCCCGGTTCTGACCGCCCGGTCTACGACGAACTCGAAGCCGAAGAGATCGCTGATTCGTTGTTCCGCTTCCAGGCGGAGCAAGGCATCGACCATGCCCGCGTCCTGGTGAAGGCATCCGCTGGCGGCGGCGGCATGGGCATAGAGGAAGTCCAGAACATCGACCACTTCAAAACGGTGTACCGGCGCATCCGCAACTACGCCAAACGCCAGTTCCATGATGAAGGCGTGCTCATCGAGCAGCGCATCCTGGACTTCAACCACCTGGAAGTGCAGATCGTGGCCGACCGTCACGGCGTTATCGCCCATTTCGGCACCCGCAACTGCACCATCCAGTCCACCGGGCGTCAAAAGCGGGTGGAGATCGCCCCGGGCTTCGCACCTGACCAGATCAAGTACGGTTTCGACGCCGCTCAGGTCATCACCGACATCACCAGCCACTCCCTGGCCATCGCCAAGGAGGTAGGCTACGACAACGTGGGCACCTGGGAATGGATCGTCACGCCGGCGGGCCAGCCTTTCCTGATGGAAGTGAACACCCGCATCCAGGTGGAAAACGGGGTGTCGGCCGCCATCGCCCGCATCAAGGGCCAGGACGGGGTGGATATCATCAAGGAGCAGATCCGAACCGGCCTTGGCGAACCCATGGGTTTCACCCAGGACGACATCACGTTCGAAGGCATAGGCATCGAGTACCGCATCATTGCCGAAGACCCGGACAACCGCTTCACCCCCTGGGTGGGACGCATCGACCGCTTCGCCCCCCCGGAAGTCTCATGGGCGTCGCTGCATTCCCAGATTCCACGGGACGTCCCTTACGACATCCCCACGGAGTTCGACCCCAACCTGGCCCTGGCCATCATCTGGGGCAAGGATCTGGCGGAAGCCAAGGCCAGGGGCGTGGAGTACCTGGACAAGCTGGTGCTCACCGGGCAGGATCAGGACGGCAACGCCATGAAGTCCAACATCGCCTTCCTGCGCGAGAAGACCGCGAACATTCTGGTGTTTTAA
- a CDS encoding response regulator, with the protein MTTPIRLLCVDDEERFVTTLARLLTLRNMQVVTAQSGEEALELFEPGKFDVALLDVKMPGISGVDLLAELKKLDPELEVIILTGHASVDIAAEIMGRGGSDYLLKPCPTGEVEAKILSAMERRAARSVR; encoded by the coding sequence ATGACCACCCCGATACGGCTTCTCTGCGTGGACGACGAAGAACGTTTCGTAACCACCCTGGCAAGGCTCTTGACCTTGAGGAACATGCAGGTCGTAACGGCCCAGAGCGGAGAAGAAGCCCTGGAGCTCTTCGAGCCGGGCAAGTTCGACGTCGCCCTGCTGGACGTCAAGATGCCGGGAATTTCCGGGGTGGACCTTCTGGCCGAACTCAAGAAGCTCGATCCGGAACTGGAGGTGATCATCCTCACTGGCCACGCCTCGGTGGATATCGCTGCGGAAATAATGGGCAGAGGGGGGTCGGACTACCTGCTCAAACCCTGCCCAACTGGAGAAGTGGAAGCCAAGATCCTTTCGGCCATGGAACGCAGGGCCGCACGGTCAGTGCGGTAG
- a CDS encoding metallophosphoesterase family protein — translation MTLLGFKGVHPLMVLFFPLAAAAVLGGFWLLKRCHTRISTRLRHGYYWIFGLLCLAGVIVYPLVASYDSYRVLYFVCTLACFGALNAALGAALLFGYVARPHHHVSSRRRFMAGGMMAAAGSLVSMAGVDAATGEGREVADRRITVKRHPDASRGRELRVSLVSDLHAGFFLPTSHLQAAMNHIVAFKPDVVLFGGDLVEYELSALDETESFFRQLAGLAPVYAVIGNHDCYIDADAVAAFHRGNGVTPLRGEAEALQGPWGRFTLLGLRDVMETADNWQCALEHDLASTIMLVHNPQTVLDMPAQSAPWLSLSGHTHGGQMRLPLTGTLINQADRRIVAGLNAIDGRRIAVTAGLGYSGLPVRLLCPPDVTNLVIS, via the coding sequence ATGACTCTTTTGGGATTTAAGGGGGTGCACCCCCTCATGGTACTCTTTTTCCCCCTCGCCGCGGCTGCGGTTCTTGGTGGTTTCTGGCTGCTCAAACGCTGCCACACCAGGATATCCACAAGACTCCGCCATGGCTATTACTGGATTTTCGGTCTGTTATGCCTGGCTGGAGTAATTGTTTACCCGCTGGTCGCCTCCTACGACTCATATCGCGTGCTGTATTTCGTATGCACCCTGGCCTGCTTCGGGGCGCTCAATGCCGCACTGGGAGCAGCCCTGCTGTTCGGATACGTTGCCAGGCCTCACCACCATGTCTCATCGAGAAGGCGATTCATGGCGGGCGGCATGATGGCCGCGGCCGGGTCCCTGGTGTCCATGGCCGGAGTGGACGCTGCCACCGGAGAAGGGCGGGAAGTGGCAGATCGCCGGATAACAGTGAAAAGACACCCTGATGCTTCGCGCGGGCGCGAACTGCGGGTGAGCCTGGTGTCCGATCTGCACGCCGGTTTTTTCCTTCCCACAAGCCATCTGCAAGCAGCCATGAATCATATTGTGGCATTTAAGCCCGACGTTGTCCTTTTCGGTGGCGATCTCGTTGAATACGAGCTCTCCGCTCTGGACGAAACCGAATCATTTTTCCGCCAGCTCGCCGGTCTGGCCCCTGTGTATGCCGTCATCGGCAATCACGATTGCTACATCGATGCGGACGCCGTGGCAGCTTTCCACAGGGGTAACGGCGTCACCCCCCTGCGCGGAGAGGCGGAGGCGCTTCAGGGACCATGGGGGCGTTTCACCCTTCTTGGCCTTCGCGACGTCATGGAGACCGCCGACAACTGGCAGTGCGCTCTGGAGCATGACCTTGCCTCCACCATCATGCTGGTCCACAACCCCCAGACCGTTCTGGACATGCCGGCGCAATCCGCTCCCTGGCTCTCGTTGTCGGGCCACACCCACGGCGGGCAGATGCGCCTGCCCCTGACCGGGACTCTCATCAACCAGGCAGACAGGCGGATCGTTGCCGGACTCAATGCAATCGACGGCCGGCGCATCGCTGTCACCGCTGGACTCGGATATTCCGGTTTGCCGGTCAGGCTTCTGTGCCCGCCGGACGTGACCAATCTTGTGATCTCATGA
- a CDS encoding two-component sensor histidine kinase, translating into MKTLDFKRLRFVIILFTLGFSLLPLLVLGLGVKQRFSSAYQDALQGSLRTLVESKRNAIDLFLTERMAQLSTLASALTYEEAADRENLERLFTQMQTTSRYYIDLGVIGLDGNHLAYAGPYNLGGINYKNEEWFAKVVAKGVYISDVFMGFRQYPHIIIAVLRREGGKSWILRATIDSDAFESFVKRVQMGRKGDAFLINDKHMLQTKPRFGGNVMEDMELPFRVDTRFSGARVQDLVVNHRRYLYGWTWIENKDWLLVIREDPEEELRPLFEAEHLIWIVLAGGVALIIAGTVLVTNSMVRRLENAEREKANLDANLTQSGKMAALGKMAAGVAHEINNPLAIIREQAGWIKDLMEEPEVKAIPQFKEISDSVHRIEHHVERAKNVTHRMLGFARRMEPVMQAVDVSKLLAETVQFLKTEALLRNIDIRHNLADNLPTTNSDPTQLQQVFLNLIDNAIDAIGKNGQLSLTTSYDSSRHEISAVFTDTGCGIPPETLNNIFDPFFTTKKPGEGTGLGLSIAFGIIEKLGGRINVTSTVGEGTTFTVIIPASV; encoded by the coding sequence ATGAAAACACTGGACTTCAAGCGCCTTCGTTTCGTCATTATCCTGTTCACCCTGGGGTTCTCGCTCTTGCCTCTTCTGGTTTTGGGCCTGGGGGTGAAGCAACGCTTCTCCAGCGCCTACCAGGACGCCCTCCAGGGCAGCCTCCGCACCCTCGTTGAAAGCAAACGCAACGCCATCGACCTTTTCCTGACGGAACGCATGGCCCAGCTTTCCACCCTGGCCAGCGCCCTCACCTATGAAGAAGCCGCGGACCGGGAGAACCTGGAGCGCCTGTTCACCCAGATGCAGACCACTTCACGGTACTACATCGACCTGGGTGTCATTGGACTGGACGGCAACCATCTGGCTTACGCCGGACCGTACAATCTGGGCGGCATAAACTATAAGAATGAAGAATGGTTTGCCAAGGTCGTGGCCAAAGGAGTGTACATCTCCGACGTTTTCATGGGGTTTCGGCAATACCCCCACATCATCATCGCAGTGTTGCGCCGCGAAGGTGGCAAATCCTGGATTCTGCGGGCCACCATCGACTCCGACGCCTTCGAATCGTTTGTCAAAAGAGTCCAGATGGGACGCAAAGGCGACGCATTCCTCATAAACGACAAGCATATGCTCCAGACCAAGCCCCGTTTCGGCGGCAACGTGATGGAGGACATGGAACTGCCTTTCAGGGTGGACACCCGGTTTTCAGGAGCACGCGTGCAGGATCTGGTGGTGAACCACCGCCGCTACCTCTACGGCTGGACCTGGATCGAGAACAAGGACTGGCTTCTGGTCATCCGGGAGGACCCGGAGGAGGAACTGCGCCCTCTGTTCGAGGCTGAACACCTTATCTGGATCGTACTGGCCGGAGGCGTGGCCCTTATCATCGCCGGAACGGTTCTGGTCACCAACTCAATGGTCCGCAGGCTGGAAAACGCCGAACGCGAAAAGGCGAACCTGGACGCCAACCTCACCCAGTCCGGCAAGATGGCCGCTTTGGGCAAGATGGCCGCGGGCGTTGCCCATGAGATAAACAACCCGCTGGCAATCATCCGCGAGCAGGCGGGCTGGATCAAAGACCTCATGGAGGAACCCGAGGTCAAGGCCATCCCGCAATTCAAGGAGATTTCGGACTCGGTTCACCGCATCGAGCACCACGTGGAGCGGGCAAAAAACGTCACCCACCGCATGCTGGGCTTCGCCCGGCGCATGGAACCTGTCATGCAGGCCGTGGACGTGAGCAAGCTGCTCGCCGAAACCGTTCAATTCCTAAAGACCGAGGCACTGCTCAGAAATATCGACATCCGCCATAATCTTGCCGATAATCTGCCCACCACCAATTCCGACCCCACCCAGCTGCAACAGGTGTTTTTGAACCTCATCGACAACGCCATCGACGCCATCGGCAAGAACGGACAACTCTCACTCACCACCAGCTACGACAGTTCCCGCCATGAAATATCCGCTGTCTTCACGGATACTGGATGCGGTATCCCTCCTGAGACACTGAACAATATATTCGACCCATTCTTCACCACCAAAAAGCCTGGTGAAGGCACCGGACTCGGCCTGTCCATCGCCTTCGGCATTATTGAAAAGCTCGGAGGCCGCATCAACGTGACCAGCACCGTGGGCGAAGGAACGACATTCACAGTAATCATTCCAGCATCAGTCTGA
- a CDS encoding response regulator produces the protein MVQARVLVVDDERDFNETIVKRLTRRGFYAETALSGPAALEILSRQAFDVALLDIMMPGMDGIEVLREVKRRYPGVEVILLTGHASVESGVQGMSMGANAYLIKPVDFEELLGAIAQAYERKIIVAGND, from the coding sequence ATGGTACAGGCGAGGGTTCTAGTCGTTGACGATGAGAGGGACTTCAACGAAACCATCGTGAAGCGCCTGACGCGCCGGGGTTTTTACGCGGAAACCGCGCTTTCAGGACCTGCCGCGCTTGAAATCCTGTCCCGGCAGGCGTTCGACGTGGCCCTTTTGGACATCATGATGCCCGGCATGGACGGCATCGAGGTTCTCAGGGAGGTGAAGAGGCGTTATCCGGGTGTGGAGGTAATCCTGCTCACAGGGCACGCATCCGTGGAATCGGGCGTCCAGGGCATGTCCATGGGAGCCAACGCCTACCTCATCAAACCAGTTGACTTTGAAGAGCTTCTCGGGGCCATAGCACAAGCGTACGAACGCAAAATCATCGTTGCCGGGAATGATTAA
- a CDS encoding two-component sensor histidine kinase: MINPHTLTIATGILAVGAALAPTPWSLALALLAAWSAWLSFKELKACLSRSESQKCALDEQLFQSQKLAAIGEIASGIAHEINNPLAVITQESEWMAHLLSLEAPPLDDVRQSLSSVQSQVNRCADITHNLLNLARTWKPVRQPTDLNRCVEDMARLVEREAKPNNIALIRDFEASLPKVPLDPPLFRQAVLNLLVNAVQAVGKDGNVTVRTGRAPDGDVFVRVMDDGPGIPAANLSRVFDPFFTTKAPGKGTGLGLSITQRIVDRLGGFISAANQPGKGAAFTISLPVATKQTETKQ; encoded by the coding sequence ATGATTAATCCGCACACGCTTACCATCGCTACCGGAATCTTGGCTGTGGGGGCCGCCCTTGCTCCCACGCCGTGGTCCCTGGCATTGGCATTGCTGGCGGCCTGGTCCGCTTGGCTATCGTTTAAGGAGCTCAAGGCATGCCTGAGCCGTTCCGAATCGCAGAAATGCGCCCTAGACGAACAATTGTTCCAATCACAAAAACTGGCCGCCATCGGAGAGATCGCTTCGGGTATCGCCCATGAGATAAACAACCCGCTGGCCGTCATCACCCAGGAGTCTGAATGGATGGCGCATCTGCTCTCCCTTGAGGCGCCGCCCTTAGACGATGTGCGCCAGAGTCTGTCGTCCGTACAGTCGCAGGTGAACCGCTGCGCGGACATCACCCATAACCTGCTCAACTTGGCCCGCACCTGGAAACCTGTCCGGCAGCCCACGGACTTGAACCGTTGCGTCGAGGACATGGCCCGCCTTGTAGAACGCGAAGCCAAGCCAAACAACATTGCCCTGATCCGAGACTTCGAGGCGTCCCTTCCCAAGGTCCCGCTCGACCCTCCCCTGTTCAGGCAGGCAGTGCTCAATCTGCTGGTGAACGCCGTACAGGCCGTGGGCAAGGACGGAAACGTCACCGTCCGTACAGGACGCGCCCCGGACGGCGATGTATTCGTGCGGGTGATGGACGATGGCCCCGGCATTCCAGCCGCAAACTTAAGCCGCGTCTTCGACCCATTCTTCACCACCAAGGCCCCGGGAAAAGGCACTGGCCTCGGGCTTTCCATAACCCAGCGAATCGTGGACCGCCTGGGCGGGTTCATCAGTGCGGCGAACCAGCCGGGCAAAGGCGCGGCTTTCACCATCTCTCTGCCCGTGGCCACCAAGCAAACGGAGACCAAACAATGA
- a CDS encoding purine-nucleoside phosphorylase: MQDIKSVTQAAEQVKEKLPKGFRPKAAVILGTGLGQAACTMENTSILPYTEIAGFPRSTVPGHAGRLVAGSLSGVEVLVWQGRLHLYEGYTPAEVCMGVRVSSLLGVKTLIVTNAAGALNPLHKPGELLVITDHVNLTGESPLVGPNVDHWGPRFPDMSRVYSQRLLELAEEKAMRLGMRLVQGVYAGVRGPQLETPAETRMLRAMGADAVGMSTVMEVLAAKHMGMEILGISCLVNKNLPDCMAEVTIEEVLAVAEKAGGKLCALVETIIGAL; this comes from the coding sequence ATGCAAGACATCAAATCGGTTACGCAGGCCGCAGAGCAAGTCAAAGAAAAGTTGCCCAAGGGATTTCGCCCCAAGGCCGCCGTCATCCTCGGCACCGGTCTTGGGCAGGCGGCCTGTACCATGGAAAACACTTCCATCCTGCCCTACACGGAAATCGCCGGATTTCCGCGCTCCACCGTGCCGGGGCACGCCGGGCGCCTGGTCGCCGGAAGCCTCTCCGGCGTGGAGGTTCTCGTCTGGCAGGGCAGGCTCCACTTGTATGAAGGCTACACCCCGGCCGAAGTCTGCATGGGGGTGCGGGTTTCCTCCCTGCTCGGGGTCAAGACGCTCATCGTCACCAACGCGGCCGGAGCCCTTAACCCCCTCCACAAACCTGGTGAATTACTGGTCATTACTGACCATGTCAATCTGACCGGGGAGAGTCCGCTGGTTGGCCCCAACGTGGACCACTGGGGTCCGCGTTTTCCGGACATGAGCCGGGTCTATTCTCAAAGACTTCTGGAACTTGCCGAGGAAAAGGCCATGCGCCTCGGGATGAGGCTGGTACAAGGCGTGTACGCCGGGGTGCGCGGCCCTCAGTTGGAAACCCCGGCCGAGACCAGGATGCTGCGCGCGATGGGGGCCGACGCCGTGGGCATGTCCACGGTGATGGAGGTTTTGGCGGCCAAGCACATGGGCATGGAGATACTGGGGATTTCCTGTCTGGTGAACAAAAACCTGCCCGACTGCATGGCCGAGGTGACCATTGAGGAGGTTCTGGCCGTGGCTGAAAAAGCCGGAGGAAAGCTGTGCGCTCTGGTGGAGACGATAATCGGGGCTCTGTAA
- a CDS encoding OmpA family protein, giving the protein MSANPDPVGEELDDPHAGPPIVWLISLADMSMLLMSFFIFMFSLSTTDPAGVTETLESVRERLRSESKSTPKTPAAQSLKEKVVEQMNMREQLILRERQVYEDLTAFFRGRGETNMRTKLDGPRLTISVPTAGMFSESDVTQLTDLGKQRITTIKDFMAKHPDQRVHIKGFTDDTPPPPQSRFKNNWEVSSLQAVAALRFLMSQGVPSNRLTSTGLADLEPLLPNTSDENRARNRRLDFVLEVQVEG; this is encoded by the coding sequence TTGTCCGCTAACCCGGATCCGGTCGGCGAAGAACTGGACGATCCGCACGCCGGACCGCCCATTGTCTGGCTGATCAGCCTGGCAGACATGTCCATGCTGCTCATGAGCTTTTTCATTTTCATGTTTTCGCTCTCCACCACCGACCCGGCCGGAGTCACCGAGACACTGGAAAGCGTGCGCGAGCGTCTGCGCTCTGAATCCAAGTCCACGCCCAAAACCCCCGCCGCACAGTCGCTCAAGGAAAAGGTTGTCGAGCAGATGAACATGCGCGAGCAACTCATCCTGCGTGAGCGTCAGGTCTATGAAGACCTCACCGCCTTTTTCAGGGGACGCGGCGAAACCAACATGCGCACCAAGCTCGATGGTCCGCGCCTGACCATCTCGGTGCCCACCGCGGGAATGTTCTCAGAGTCGGATGTGACGCAACTTACCGACCTGGGGAAGCAGCGCATCACCACAATCAAGGACTTCATGGCCAAACACCCGGACCAGCGCGTTCACATCAAGGGCTTCACTGACGACACTCCTCCTCCCCCCCAGTCCCGGTTCAAAAACAACTGGGAAGTCTCCTCCTTGCAGGCGGTTGCAGCCTTGCGTTTCCTCATGTCCCAGGGAGTGCCTTCGAACCGGTTGACATCCACCGGGTTAGCTGATTTAGAACCGCTTCTCCCCAACACGAGTGACGAAAACCGGGCTCGTAACCGAAGGCTGGATTTCGTCTTGGAAGTACAGGTTGAGGGATGA
- a CDS encoding MotA/TolQ/ExbB proton channel family protein, whose product MDIATLLGLTTGIGMVIAAILIDGSLWQYLDAPGAMIVFGGTLAAICVSHPMEEVIQAFHAGFKIFASRTVASQEVVNVMVRIAEISRREGLLALENIRTDNVVLKKACKLIADNAGPQLIQDTLRIEIHSLKRRHQIGETVFRSLGTFAPAFGLIGTLIGLVQMLARLNNPKSLGGAMAIALLATFYGALSANLFFLPVAGKLRARTQQEVLNLEIIFEGARCILQNNNPLLVRDKLMSFVPPKERTVVR is encoded by the coding sequence ATGGATATCGCAACCCTGCTCGGGTTGACCACGGGCATCGGCATGGTGATCGCGGCCATTCTCATAGATGGCTCGCTTTGGCAGTACCTCGACGCCCCGGGAGCCATGATCGTCTTCGGCGGCACATTGGCCGCCATCTGCGTCAGCCATCCGATGGAAGAGGTGATACAGGCCTTCCATGCGGGCTTCAAGATTTTCGCTTCGCGCACGGTCGCTTCGCAAGAAGTGGTCAACGTCATGGTGCGCATCGCGGAGATTTCCCGCAGAGAGGGCCTGCTGGCGCTTGAGAACATCCGCACGGACAACGTGGTGCTCAAGAAAGCCTGCAAGCTCATCGCGGACAACGCGGGCCCTCAGCTGATTCAGGACACCCTGCGCATCGAAATCCATTCTCTCAAGCGTCGCCACCAGATCGGCGAGACGGTGTTCAGATCCCTGGGCACCTTTGCTCCGGCCTTCGGGCTGATCGGCACCCTTATCGGCCTGGTGCAGATGCTCGCGCGTTTGAACAATCCCAAGAGCCTGGGCGGGGCCATGGCCATTGCCCTTCTGGCCACCTTCTACGGGGCGCTTTCAGCCAACCTCTTCTTTCTGCCCGTGGCGGGCAAGCTGCGGGCGCGCACCCAGCAGGAAGTGCTCAACCTGGAGATTATTTTCGAAGGCGCCCGCTGCATCCTGCAGAACAACAACCCCTTGCTGGTGAGGGACAAACTGATGTCCTTCGTGCCACCCAAGGAGCGCACGGTTGTCCGCTAA